In the Papio anubis isolate 15944 chromosome 3, Panubis1.0, whole genome shotgun sequence genome, AGCTGCTGGAATACACGAATCTTTCCATCAAGTGTAAATGGATGGGAGGTCTCAGATCCATTTACACCTGATGAAAAGGCTTGCTTACCCCACTCTGGTGTTTATGGCCTTGTGTTGCATGTATATGTTTTCCTAAAGATGTGTTCAATCAAGCTCTCAAAAACTTTCCTGACTTTGGATCAATTTCCATAGCGATTTGCCAGGCTGCTGAGTTGCCCAGAAGACCAAACACCCTTGCATTCACCTAGCCATCCAAATCAGAACTCTAGCAAGTTGTTGAATTCtagttttgaaaagaaaacttatttgGGGGTGGTTTAGGAAGGCAAAGTGAGAGCTGCAGTTCTTTTTCTTGCAGGAGACACAACCTAACATTACTCTTTTCCCCAAAGAGTTAGAAGAGATGAGGCTGAGACACTAAGGAGGGAcagcatttctatttctatggCTTCCTTAAGGCAACAGAGGAAGCTTAGCGGCCACAGGGGTCTAGTTAATGAGCGGGTTATACAATATTCATTGTGTTGAGTTTAAGTCTTCAAACAGAACGTctaattgcaaaaagaaaaaaggaagctcAATTACAGATGTTAAGACAACAAAGCTCAGAAATAACTCCCTCTGTTGATGAAACTGTCCTCTCCCGGCTTCCTCCATGAACTGCACATTGACAGAGGCACAATGAGTCCCTGTCTTCATCAGGTACTGCACATTGACAGAGGCACAATGAGTCCCTGTCTTCATCAGGTATTCTCATTAGGTCTCCTCTGTCTGGGACACTCTCCAGGGCCCAAGGAGGGCCACTGAGAGGTCTGGGGTGATGGTCTTCTCAGAGGACTGTTTTCTTGCTACCCACAGAAGGAGTGATCCAGTTGTACTCTGCTTGAACCAAAACAAAACTGTTCTCCCCAATCTTCCTGATGTGCACAGTCTCACCACTGTCGCTCCTGGCAACAGCATCCGAAGCGGGCTCGCCGAAGGACACTTCTGTCTGCTGGTGGCAATACTGGGTGTGCAGGTAGCGAAGGCCAGCAGCCAGGGCCATGCCCAGGATGGCTGACAGGCAAAGCAGAACTCCCAGCTGGGGAGTTCTGAGCTGGATCCCCAGAGGGGCCTGGGCCCCCTCTAGCCCAGAGTCAGGCCGTGAGTTGGTCTGCTGAGGGTATCCCACTCCACCCTCTCCATCTCCCTTCCCTGCTCTGAGCTCCTCGTGCTTTGACTGAAGTAAGAAGCTGGCAGAGGCCCTGGATGCCTCTGACTGGTCACCAGTAGCAGGTAGCCCAGAAGTACCAGAGGTCTGGAGGACAGCGGTTGGGTTGCTTGCCCCTGCCCCATTCCTTGTGAAAGTTTCAGAGGACCAGAGGCGCCGGGGATGGGTAAGCTGGACGGTGTACAGAGGAGGCTGTGTCACGGTCCTGTTAGAGGCCTTCATCTTGTcctagaaaaacaaaggaaaaaaagggtcAAAGGTACTGGTCTTCCTCCTAAGCTGCCACTGAACTTTGTAACTAACTGGGGTTCCTTAAAGACTCCCAGGTGGCAGCTGAAAACCCAATCTCTTTCTTGCTACTAAAGGAGCTCAAAGTAAAATGCCCAACTAGATACAAATGCACTTGTTATTGATGGGGATGGGGTGGCTAATGGAAACCCCACAGAGAACAAGGAAGCCAGTTACAAGAACAAGCTAAGGATCCTTTAAGAGGCTTCCAAACCAAAATATCAATGGGTGATTGCATCATCTTCTATGGCTGAAAGCTTCTAGTGTGTCTTTTTATGATAGGACCCATGCAAGAAGGACCATTTAACCTCACTGTAGGTTCTGATAAATGTAAGTAAGAATATTAcaccatgttttattttgtgttcctTCCAAGACTTCAAAGGAATAGTAAATCAGTgggcatttatattttatattgccCATTGATCTAACTTCTGGGACCATACATGGTGCTTTGAGGTCAATGTTATgaaggagggatggaggaggagagaagagagtaaTTATTAACTATGGCTACGTGAGAAGACAAATCACTAAAACATCAATTTCTAAAATTGCCGATCACTTCAGAGACACTGCATATAATGGAAAGATATTGATTAGTAGAAAGACACTGTGTGTATATTATACTTTGCCTTCTTCTCTCTGACTTTATCTATCAATCAGTCTAGTAGCTCTGATTTTCCAGCCTGAAACTGGCCAGTCTAGGATCAAAACATCAGTCGCAAGCCCTCCTCACAGTTTAGGTTCTTACCTGTTCACCCCCAACTGAGGATAGGCAAGTTTCCAGTGAATCAAAGCTGGGATCATCCTGAGATCTAAAGGGAAGAATGGAAGGGCTGAAAACAGGTCATTAAGTCTTGGACCAAAAAGCAATGTTTCCTACCATTGTTGTGTATGCAGATGGCATCAGATCCACTTGAAAAACTTCTGAGTTTGGAGTTGGGAACCacagagaagaggaaggggagagatAAGTGAGAATGGCGGCAAAGAACTCACCAAATGTTATcgcttattattttatataaaatatacatttctatattgttgttataaatatatttaaaatataaaaagtcacttttaaagttttgttttatttataacagCATCTCAGAGATCTCACCCCATCCAAGAGAATAATTTTCCTGGGTAATTATCATACCCAGTCCTTCAGACCAGTGGCCCTGTTACATCCTGGGTTTTTCACACACTTAAGAATAAATATGGCTAAGATATTCTTTGTCAGACTCCAAATGATGCACTCCAGTGTCCAGCCTAGTCCCATCACCTGTCCTGAATGGCCCACCCATCACCCTTACCTGTGATGGATGCTAAGTCTGGAAGCAAAGCTCTCTGAGGAGACTCTCTTGAGGGCCACGAGCCTCTCCAGCCTGTGGACCTCCAGGGACGGCTCTAGAGTCGGATTGCTGTCCATGCTGAGTTGCTGGTCGATGCTGCCTTCAGTGGCTGTGTGTGAAGATGGTTGGGACAGAGTCTCTGCATCCGCAGGAAACTTTGTCACCCAAATACTGGCAGGAACAGGATCTAGGTTGTCCTCCTCTGCAGCTCCAGGAAGGGCAACAGCAAAGGCATGTGTGTGCTTCTGTGGAAGAGTGATGGGGGCCCTGGGAGCTAAGCAGAGGCCCAAAGACAGTGCAGAGAGAGTGAGAGCATTTTCCCCGTATCGACTGGTACACACAGCTATGATCAGGGGTAAACAGCAGTGACTCTAATGTTCCTCAAGGAGAGACCATTAAGTGTAAGGCACTTAAAAGTGTCAGCATACAGATGACCTGCCTGATTACACAAGCCCCTGACCACGCAAGGGCTTATATCTTTTTAGAGAGTGAGTCCCTGGCCTGTCTGGGCTTGTACCTTCTTAACAGCCACCATTCAGGGAACACAGAATGCACTGTGACCACCGTATTTATTTCACCTCTACCAAAAACTGCTTCTAGCTAGAAAAAAGAGTGGAATCCCACAAATCAGACTTTTCAAAGCCCTAGATCTTTCTTGCCCTATTATTAACACTCAAAGTTTCTTTCCCTGGTGATAATAACTTGAACATCTGCTATGAGCAGAGATGAGATCACTGCCCTCCACTGCCCTCCACCATCTCATTTCCCATTTGTGACTGGCTAACCTGACAGCCCAGAGCATGGGAAAGAGCTTCACACGGAGCAGCAAGCAAGCAAGTGCAGGTTGTAGAGTCAGACTCTTATCTGGGTTCAGTCCTCCACTAATTCCTGGCTTTGGGGAAGTCCTCCCAGAGcattagtttcttcatttgcaaaacgAGGCCAGCATAGAATTGCTGAGGGGTTGACACGAACTCATTAATGGGGAAGCGTGAAgcaggtgcctggcacacaggcacaggcaacGTGCACAGAGGGTTTACCACAATGATGATGAGGATGACATGATGGCATTGACCAAAACAGTGTTGGCAGAAGTTTCTCTGACAAGGGCTCCAGGTTCTTTCATGGGGGTGAAGGAGGTACCCCTTTGCTCCAATGTTTTTAACACTCACAAATGTTGAAGTGAAGAACAAAGCAGCCTAGCCCAGACATACAAAACATGGCAAACTGATAGTTTCAAATTCCTTCTTGAACTCTAAGAGCATTTGGATATTTCCTGCAGACCCACTGTGTGCTGGGCATTGTTAGAGTTGTTGGAGATGCAAACATAATGCAGACTTGTAACTGGTGTCCCTGAACTCAAAACTGGGAAGAGACACCCTTACATGTCAAACTACCTAAATTAATACAAGAGGCCgggcgctcacgcctgtaatcccagcactttggcaggccatggcaagtagatcacctaaggtcaggagttcaagaccagcctggtcaacatggggaaactgtgtctctctactaaaaataccaaagttagcaggatgcagtggcgcatgcctgtaattccaagctacttgggaggctgaggcaggagaatcatttgaaccctggaggtggaggttgcagtgagctgagaccgcaccactgtactccagcctgggtaacagagagagactgtgtctcaaaattaattaatgaattaattaatcaattaatacCAGAGCTAAGGAAGCAATTATACTTGCTACTATGGTCTTAATGTGTCCccctcaaaattcacatgttgaaatcaaACTCCCAATGCAATAGTGTAAAGAGGTGGGGTTTTTAGCAGGTActtaagtcatgagggtggagccctcatgaatgggattagtggccttataaAAGGGGACTGAGGGAGCTTgttcaccccttccaccatgtgaagacacagcaagaatgtGCCATTGTTGAGGCACAGATCATCCCTCCCTCACCAGACACTTAATCTGTTggtgccttcatcttggacttcccaacctccagaatgTAGGCAATatgtttctattgtttataaattattcagtctaggatgttttgttatagcagctggaATAGACTAAGGCACTTGCCTACCAGGAAATATCAGGAAAAGTTTCACAAAGGAGATATTTGAACTGTACCTTGAAAGATGCAGAGAACTGTCATGTGGAACAGTCCAGTTTGAGGAAGTGTCAGAAGGGAAGGGactgaaatataaaagtagaccATACCTAATGGGGTGGAGGAGGACCCAAAGTGTCTTGGTCTATTGGGAGATAAGTTTCAGATATACAATATACTACTTCcccaattttgaaaatttataatttatacttgCCTACTGAATCCTTTGTACAGTTAAGAAATCTATTTCACTTTATTAGATGAAATAAGGTGAATAGATTTCTTAACTGTACAAAGATAAACTTCCCaggatacatacacacacacacacacacgcacatacatacacacatgcatgcacatgcatacatacacgtttctttttcctttgggaatCACTAGGGTTTGGGTACTGGAATGAACGGGGAAGACAGGCCGGGGCCAGAAGGAGAGGAATGTGGGCAATGTAATGAGGAAGTTACCCTGTAAACTGCTTGGGCTGGAAGCTGTGGCCCCTAGCGGACAAGGTTTCCAGCAGAGTCACGCATGGAAAGGCCCAAGGCTCCACATGACACTTCTTCCTGAAACTTCAGTTTTATTCATATTCATGTCCAAACAAACGTGGTTATACTTGGGATTAAAACATGACATTTGcatcattcataaaataaaacatgagatttCAAACATATGTCAGGGGTGCAGGGTCTTCTCCAGGCCACACTCTCAGGCTCTGAGATCTTTACTCTGCTTTTAGGAGTGTCTTGGTGGGAGGGTTGGAGGAGTTGTGCTGGGTAATGGGAGAAGACAAAGGTTTTGGGGCAAAGACAGAGAATGGAGGGTGGTCCCCACTGTTTCTGTACCTGGGTCTGCTCGACTGAGAAGAGGCAGGGATTCTGACTGGATTCTGGCCTTAACATATTAgcaaagaataaaggaaagaataaaggaagaggAGAACGAATGGATTAAGGGTAGAGTCTTGTGTGCATGTGCCTGGATGCTTTTACGAGTGCTTGCGTTCATAGAACTTAACTAgaaataagcaataaaaaggagTTCCATGCCACCAGGGATTTTCAGGTAGGTCAAACAGCCTCTAGCTGGCTAgaggttttcctttgttttgtttcttttcttttcttttttcaggagtTCATGGACTAATGGAATATAAAGCCATGTAGTGAGCAAGGAAAAATCCCTTCCCATTGAAACAGTGATTCCTGATTCTGTTCTCCAACCCAGGTTGCAAAGAGCCATCTACCTACCGTGAAAAGTTAACAATGAAAACTGGATGCGTTTTTATGAGAAAAG is a window encoding:
- the REELD1 gene encoding reelin domain-containing protein 1 isoform X3, producing the protein MRMRAALVGWAYITLCLVSCSSAFSHGASTVACEDMQPKHIQAQPQHQDTHHITIHTRRSSYAPGDKIPVTVRSSRDFMGFLLQARRVSDHQIAGTFVFIPPHSKLMTCFQEADAVTHSDKSLKRNLSFLWKAPAQPVGDIKFLLSVVQSYFVYWARIESSVVSQQTHSSAHSDDRMEPRLLMPTLHQRLGDVEGAAPAPRAPITLPQKHTHAFAVALPGAAEEDNLDPVPASIWVTKFPADAETLSQPSSHTATEGSIDQQLSMDSNPTLEPSLEVHRLERLVALKRVSSESFASRLSIHHRSQDDPSFDSLETCLSSVGGEQDKMKASNRTVTQPPLYTVQLTHPRRLWSSETFTRNGAGASNPTAVLQTSGTSGLPATGDQSEASRASASFLLQSKHEELRAGKGDGEGGVGYPQQTNSRPDSGLEGAQAPLGIQLRTPQLGVLLCLSAILGMALAAGLRYLHTQYCHQQTEVSFGEPASDAVARSDSGETVHIRKIGENSFVLVQAEYNWITPSVGSKKTVL
- the REELD1 gene encoding reelin domain-containing protein 1 isoform X1, which encodes MRMRAALVGWAYITLCLVSCSSAFSHGASTVACEDMQPKHIQAQPQHQDTHHITIHTRRSSYAPGDKIPVTVRSSRDFMGFLLQARRVSDHQIAGTFVFIPPHSKLMTCFQEADAVTHSDKSLKRNLSFLWKAPAQPVGDIKFLLSVVQSYFVYWARIESSVVSQQTHSSAHSDDRMEPRLLMPTLHQRLGDVEGAAPATEGSIDQQLSMDSNPTLEPSLEVHRLERLVALKRVSSESFASRLSIHHSPSILPFRSQDDPSFDSLETCLSSVGGEQDKMKASNRTVTQPPLYTVQLTHPRRLWSSETFTRNGAGASNPTAVLQTSGTSGLPATGDQSEASRASASFLLQSKHEELRAGKGDGEGGVGYPQQTNSRPDSGLEGAQAPLGIQLRTPQLGVLLCLSAILGMALAAGLRYLHTQYCHQQTEVSFGEPASDAVARSDSGETVHIRKIGENSFVLVQAEYNWITPSVGSKKTVL
- the REELD1 gene encoding reelin domain-containing protein 1 isoform X2, which translates into the protein MRMRAALVGWAYITLCLVSCSSAFSHGASTVACEDMQPKHIQAQPQHQDTHHITIHTRRSSYAPGDKIPVTVRSSRDFMGFLLQARRVSDHQIAGTFVFIPPHSKLMTCFQEADAVTHSDKSLKRNLSFLWKAPAQPVGDIKFLLSVVQSYFVYWARIESSVVSQQTHSSAHSDDRMEPRLLMPTLHQRLGDVEGAAPATEGSIDQQLSMDSNPTLEPSLEVHRLERLVALKRVSSESFASRLSIHHRSQDDPSFDSLETCLSSVGGEQDKMKASNRTVTQPPLYTVQLTHPRRLWSSETFTRNGAGASNPTAVLQTSGTSGLPATGDQSEASRASASFLLQSKHEELRAGKGDGEGGVGYPQQTNSRPDSGLEGAQAPLGIQLRTPQLGVLLCLSAILGMALAAGLRYLHTQYCHQQTEVSFGEPASDAVARSDSGETVHIRKIGENSFVLVQAEYNWITPSVGSKKTVL